A portion of the Bacillus thuringiensis genome contains these proteins:
- a CDS encoding MgtC/SapB family protein → MDYTDLLIKLGLSAILGFAIGLERELKRKPLGLKTCLVISIISCLLTIVSIKAAYNLPHTDHMNMDPLRLAAQIVSGIGFLGAGVILRRGNDSIAGLTTAAMIWGASGIGIAVGAGFYIEAIFGMCFLMISVELIPLTMKFVGPRSFRQRDIAVKLVVRNMDNIPVVIEEIKEMDIKVKNMKLKTLENGSHYLHLKLSIDQKRHTADVYYALQHLESVQQTEVESM, encoded by the coding sequence ATGGACTATACCGATTTATTAATCAAACTAGGTCTCTCGGCTATTTTAGGATTTGCCATTGGTTTAGAACGCGAATTAAAACGGAAACCACTTGGTTTAAAAACGTGTTTAGTTATTTCTATTATTAGTTGCCTCCTAACGATTGTTTCTATTAAAGCAGCTTATAACTTACCACATACCGATCATATGAATATGGATCCACTTCGACTTGCCGCTCAAATTGTATCAGGAATTGGTTTTTTAGGTGCTGGCGTAATTTTAAGAAGAGGCAACGATAGCATTGCAGGGCTCACGACTGCCGCTATGATCTGGGGTGCTTCTGGTATTGGTATTGCCGTTGGAGCTGGTTTCTATATCGAGGCAATTTTCGGAATGTGTTTTCTTATGATTAGTGTCGAACTGATACCATTGACAATGAAGTTTGTAGGTCCTAGGTCATTTCGCCAACGTGATATTGCAGTGAAACTTGTTGTGCGAAATATGGACAATATCCCGGTTGTAATCGAAGAGATAAAAGAAATGGATATAAAAGTTAAAAATATGAAGCTTAAAACATTAGAAAACGGTTCTCACTATTTACATCTTAAACTGTCCATTGATCAAAAAAGACATACCGCTGATGTTTACTATGCTCTCCAACATCTTGAAAGTGTCCAACAAACTGAAGTGGAAAGTATGTAG
- a CDS encoding potassium channel family protein has translation MKSRPNLVDTFRDSIIFRLICFIIVFTAFSGFLIHRLEPSHFTTWFDGIWWSIVTIFTVGYGDFAPHTTIGKLIGISIILLGTGFCSYYMVLFATEMISKQYMKIKGEEAATSNGHMIIVGWNERAKHVVKQMHVLQPNLDIVLIDETLSLLPKPFHHLEFIKGCPHHDQTLLKANIETAHTILITADKEKNESLADTQSILNILTAKGLNPSIHCIAELLTTEQIQNATRAGASEIIEGNKLTSYVFTASLLFPSISGVLFSLYDEISDNKLQLMELSPSCTGQTFANCSYTLLKRNILLLGIKRDDQYMINPVHTFILIESDILIVIHH, from the coding sequence TTGAAATCCCGTCCGAATTTAGTAGATACATTTCGTGATTCCATTATTTTTCGTTTAATTTGTTTTATTATTGTATTCACTGCTTTTTCTGGTTTTCTTATACATAGATTAGAACCCTCTCATTTCACTACATGGTTTGACGGAATTTGGTGGTCAATCGTTACCATTTTTACAGTTGGATATGGCGACTTTGCTCCCCATACAACGATAGGAAAACTAATAGGTATAAGTATTATTTTATTAGGAACTGGCTTTTGTTCTTATTATATGGTTCTATTCGCTACTGAGATGATCAGTAAACAATATATGAAAATTAAAGGTGAAGAAGCCGCTACCTCTAACGGTCATATGATTATCGTTGGCTGGAATGAGCGTGCAAAACATGTTGTAAAGCAAATGCATGTACTACAACCAAACCTTGATATCGTTTTAATTGATGAAACACTTTCTTTACTTCCAAAACCCTTTCATCATTTAGAATTTATAAAAGGTTGTCCGCATCACGATCAAACTTTATTAAAGGCTAATATTGAAACGGCACACACCATATTAATAACAGCGGATAAAGAAAAGAACGAAAGCTTAGCAGATACACAGTCCATTTTAAATATTTTAACTGCAAAAGGACTCAATCCAAGCATTCACTGCATCGCCGAACTACTTACTACTGAACAAATTCAAAATGCAACGAGAGCTGGCGCGTCAGAAATTATAGAAGGAAATAAATTAACGAGTTATGTATTTACCGCTTCTCTTTTATTCCCTTCTATTTCAGGTGTACTATTCTCACTTTACGATGAAATCTCTGATAATAAATTACAACTGATGGAGCTTTCTCCATCCTGCACCGGACAAACCTTTGCAAATTGTAGCTATACCCTTTTAAAACGAAACATTCTCTTACTAGGTATAAAGCGTGACGATCAATATATGATTAACCCAGTCCATACCTTCATTCTTATCGAAAGCGACATACTAATTGTTATTCACCATTAA
- a CDS encoding YugN-like family protein, which produces MIPIQSNLEGRTYALYKLEEVMKPLGYSIGGNWDYDKGCFDYKIDEEDGYQFLRVPFTAVDGELDVPGVVVRLETPYILSHVYQDELDDNVNTLTAGTSGMDQFAEPKDPDADVKRKYINIGKVLMRELEKHFLNGE; this is translated from the coding sequence TTGATTCCGATTCAATCAAATTTAGAAGGACGTACATATGCGTTATATAAATTAGAAGAGGTTATGAAACCACTTGGATATAGTATTGGTGGTAATTGGGATTATGATAAAGGATGCTTCGATTACAAAATCGATGAAGAAGATGGGTATCAATTTTTACGAGTGCCGTTTACAGCAGTAGATGGTGAACTAGATGTTCCTGGTGTAGTAGTCCGTCTTGAAACGCCGTATATTCTTTCGCACGTATATCAAGACGAACTAGATGATAATGTGAATACTTTAACTGCGGGAACGAGTGGGATGGATCAATTTGCTGAACCGAAAGATCCAGATGCAGATGTGAAAAGAAAATATATCAATATTGGAAAAGTGCTCATGAGGGAACTAGAAAAACATTTTCTTAATGGTGAATAA
- a CDS encoding glucose-6-phosphate isomerase has product MSTHVTFDYSKALSFIGEHEITYLRDAVKVTHHAIHEKTGAGNDFLGWVDLPLQYDKEEFARIQKCAEKIKNDSDILLVVGIGGSYLGARAAIEMLSHSFYNTLSKEQRKTPQVLFVGQNISSTYMKDLMDVLEGKDFSINVISKSGTTTEPALAFRIFRKLLEEKYGKEEARKRIYATTDKARGALKTLADNEGYETFVIPDDVGGRFSVLTPVGLLPIAVSGLNIEEMMKGAAAGHDDFGTSELEENPAYQYAVVRNALYNKGKTIEMLVNYEPALQYFAEWWKQLFGESEGKDQKGIFPSSANFSTDLHSLGQYVQEGRRDLFETVLKVGKSTHELTIELEDNDLDGLNYLAGETVDFVNTKAYEGTLLAHSDGGVPNLIVNIPELNEYTFGYLVYFFEKACAMSGYLLGVNPFDQPGVEAYKKNMFALLGKPGFEELKAELEERLK; this is encoded by the coding sequence ATGAGTACACATGTAACGTTCGACTATTCTAAAGCGTTATCCTTCATCGGTGAACATGAAATCACTTATTTACGTGATGCAGTGAAAGTAACACATCACGCAATCCACGAAAAAACTGGAGCTGGGAACGATTTCCTTGGGTGGGTAGACCTTCCGCTTCAATATGACAAAGAAGAATTCGCTCGCATTCAAAAATGCGCAGAAAAAATTAAAAATGACTCTGACATTTTACTTGTTGTAGGTATTGGTGGTTCTTACCTAGGAGCACGCGCAGCAATCGAAATGTTAAGCCATTCTTTCTACAACACGCTATCTAAAGAACAACGTAAAACTCCACAAGTGCTATTTGTTGGACAAAACATTAGCTCCACTTACATGAAAGATTTAATGGACGTATTAGAAGGTAAAGACTTCTCTATTAACGTTATTTCCAAATCAGGTACAACAACAGAGCCAGCACTAGCATTCCGTATTTTCCGTAAGTTATTAGAAGAGAAGTATGGAAAAGAAGAAGCTCGCAAACGTATTTATGCAACTACAGATAAAGCGCGTGGTGCATTAAAAACATTAGCTGATAACGAAGGTTACGAAACATTCGTTATTCCAGATGATGTTGGAGGACGTTTCTCTGTATTAACGCCAGTTGGTTTATTACCAATCGCAGTAAGTGGCTTGAATATTGAAGAGATGATGAAAGGTGCAGCTGCTGGTCATGATGACTTCGGAACATCAGAACTAGAAGAAAACCCAGCTTACCAATATGCAGTAGTTCGTAACGCTTTATACAATAAAGGAAAAACAATTGAAATGCTTGTTAACTATGAGCCAGCACTTCAATACTTCGCTGAGTGGTGGAAACAGTTATTTGGTGAAAGTGAAGGAAAAGATCAAAAAGGTATTTTCCCATCTTCAGCAAACTTCTCAACTGACTTACACTCATTAGGTCAATACGTTCAAGAAGGTCGTCGTGACTTATTTGAAACAGTTCTTAAAGTAGGTAAATCTACACATGAACTAACAATCGAATTAGAAGACAACGATTTAGACGGATTAAACTACCTTGCTGGTGAAACTGTAGACTTCGTAAACACAAAAGCATATGAAGGTACATTACTTGCACATAGCGATGGCGGAGTACCAAACTTAATCGTAAATATTCCTGAATTAAATGAGTATACATTCGGTTACCTTGTATACTTCTTCGAAAAAGCATGTGCGATGAGCGGCTACTTATTAGGCGTAAATCCATTTGATCAACCTGGCGTAGAAGCATACAAGAAAAACATGTTTGCTTTACTTGGTAAACCAGGATTTGAAGAATTAAAAGCAGAATTAGAAGAGCGTTTAAAATAA
- a CDS encoding DUF378 domain-containing protein, producing the protein MSTLQRIALVFTVIGAVNWGLIGFFQFDLVAAIFGGQNSALARIIYGIVGISGLINLGLLFKPSENLGTHPETNEIR; encoded by the coding sequence ATGAGTACTCTGCAACGTATCGCATTAGTCTTTACTGTAATTGGCGCTGTGAACTGGGGACTAATCGGATTTTTCCAGTTTGACTTAGTAGCAGCCATTTTCGGCGGACAAAATTCAGCTCTTGCACGTATTATTTACGGCATCGTTGGTATATCTGGGCTTATCAACCTTGGTTTACTGTTTAAACCATCTGAAAATCTTGGTACGCACCCAGAAACAAACGAAATTCGATAA
- the yugI gene encoding S1 domain-containing post-transcriptional regulator GSP13 — protein MSEQYTTGVVVTGKVTGIQDYGAFVALDAETQGLVHISEITNGYVKDIHDFLKVGDTVEVKVLSIDEEHRKMSLSLKAAKRKQGRILIPNPSENGFNTLREKLAEWIEESELTK, from the coding sequence ATGTCAGAACAATATACAACAGGAGTGGTTGTAACAGGGAAAGTGACTGGAATTCAAGATTACGGTGCATTTGTAGCGTTAGATGCAGAAACACAAGGACTTGTGCATATATCTGAAATTACAAATGGATATGTAAAGGATATTCATGACTTTTTAAAAGTCGGCGATACAGTAGAAGTAAAGGTACTTTCAATTGATGAAGAGCACAGAAAAATGAGTTTATCGTTAAAAGCGGCGAAAAGAAAACAAGGAAGGATTCTTATACCGAACCCATCTGAAAACGGATTTAATACGCTGCGAGAAAAGTTGGCAGAATGGATTGAAGAGTCCGAGTTAACAAAGTAA
- a CDS encoding aminotransferase, with the protein MKQFELSRSAESLKPSGIRKFFDLAANMKGVISLGVGEPDFVTPWNVRQACIRSLEQGYTSYTANAGLLELRQEIAKYLKKQFAVSYDPSDEIIVTVGASQALDVAMRAIINPDDEVLIIEPSFVSYAPLVTLAGGVPVPVATTLENEFKVQPEQIEAAITAKTKAILLCSPNNPTGAMLNKSELEEIAVIVEKYNLIVLSDEIYAELVYDEVYTSFASIKNMREHTILISGFSKGFAMTGWRLGMIAAPVQFSELMLKIHQYSMMCAPTMSQFAALEALRAGNDEVIRMRDSYKKRRNFITTSFNEMGLTCHVPGGAFYVFPSISSTGLSSAEFAEQLLLEEKVAVVPGSVFGESGEGFIRCSYATSLEQLMEAMKRMERFVENKKRTKRNTFCP; encoded by the coding sequence ATGAAGCAATTTGAACTATCTAGATCAGCAGAATCTTTAAAACCATCTGGTATTCGAAAATTTTTCGATTTAGCAGCAAATATGAAAGGTGTTATCTCCCTCGGGGTAGGAGAGCCAGATTTTGTTACACCTTGGAATGTAAGGCAAGCATGTATTCGTTCTTTGGAACAAGGGTATACGTCATATACAGCAAATGCAGGATTATTGGAGCTCCGTCAAGAAATAGCAAAGTATCTAAAAAAACAATTTGCAGTATCTTATGATCCAAGTGATGAAATCATTGTTACAGTTGGAGCGAGCCAGGCGTTAGATGTAGCGATGCGCGCCATTATAAATCCTGATGATGAAGTGCTCATTATTGAACCGAGCTTCGTTTCTTATGCACCACTTGTGACATTAGCTGGAGGAGTTCCGGTTCCTGTGGCGACTACGTTAGAAAACGAGTTTAAAGTACAACCAGAACAAATTGAAGCAGCTATTACAGCGAAAACAAAGGCAATTTTGCTTTGTTCACCAAATAACCCGACAGGTGCAATGCTAAATAAATCCGAGCTTGAAGAAATAGCAGTGATTGTTGAGAAGTACAATTTAATCGTATTATCTGATGAAATTTATGCAGAACTTGTATACGACGAAGTATATACAAGTTTTGCGAGTATTAAAAATATGCGTGAGCATACGATTTTAATTTCAGGATTTTCAAAGGGATTTGCGATGACAGGATGGCGCCTCGGTATGATTGCAGCTCCTGTTCAATTTTCAGAATTAATGCTCAAAATCCATCAGTATTCAATGATGTGTGCACCGACGATGTCTCAGTTTGCAGCACTTGAGGCGTTACGCGCAGGGAACGATGAAGTAATTCGAATGAGAGATAGCTATAAGAAGCGTCGTAACTTCATAACGACATCTTTCAATGAAATGGGCTTAACGTGTCATGTGCCGGGCGGAGCATTTTATGTGTTTCCTTCTATATCCTCAACCGGATTATCTTCAGCGGAATTTGCAGAACAGTTATTGCTGGAAGAAAAAGTGGCCGTTGTTCCTGGTAGCGTATTTGGCGAAAGTGGTGAAGGATTTATTCGTTGTTCATATGCGACGTCGCTTGAACAACTTATGGAAGCAATGAAGAGAATGGAACGGTTTGTAGAAAATAAAAAAAGGACAAAACGTAATACGTTTTGTCCATAA
- a CDS encoding Lrp/AsnC family transcriptional regulator, which translates to MVTEKELELLACLEKSSRLSVDTLAKLLNIEVEEVKKMVARLENEKIIVDYVTHIDWTKVKEHTGLTAMIDVKVTPKHGVGFDAVAEQIYRYSEVKSVYLMSGTYDLSITLEGKTMGEVAMFVSEKLATIESVVSTTTHFILKKYKHEGVIYEKDDDDKRIVVTP; encoded by the coding sequence ATGGTGACAGAAAAAGAATTAGAATTATTAGCTTGTCTTGAAAAGAGTAGTCGATTATCTGTAGATACATTAGCGAAGCTGTTAAATATAGAGGTAGAAGAAGTAAAGAAGATGGTTGCGAGGTTAGAAAATGAAAAGATTATTGTGGATTATGTAACACATATTGATTGGACGAAGGTGAAAGAACATACAGGTTTAACGGCGATGATCGATGTGAAAGTTACGCCAAAGCATGGCGTTGGGTTTGATGCGGTTGCTGAACAAATTTATCGTTATTCAGAAGTGAAATCCGTTTATTTAATGTCAGGGACATATGATCTTTCTATTACATTAGAAGGGAAAACGATGGGGGAAGTAGCGATGTTTGTTTCTGAGAAATTAGCAACAATTGAATCTGTCGTTTCTACAACTACTCATTTCATTTTGAAGAAGTATAAACATGAGGGCGTTATTTATGAAAAAGACGATGATGATAAGCGAATTGTGGTGACACCATGA
- a CDS encoding 2-hydroxyacid dehydrogenase translates to MRDKAKGDGTVKPKVYIAEPVPTFVENYLSEHCDYEKWDQNEKVPRDVLLEKIQDKDGLLNFGSAINEELLTVAPNLKVVSNISVGYDNFDLQAMKKRNVIGTNTPYVLDDTVADLVFALMLSAGRRVCELDSYVKNGEWNAEIGKEHFGLDVHHSTIGIIGMGRIGEAVAKRAKFGFDMNVLYYNRRRKEEAEQKFDATYCDLQTLLKQSDFIVLLTPLTDETYHLIGEKEFSLMKETAIFINASRGKTVDEEALIHALTEKKIFAAGIDTFTQEPIQKDNSLLSLQNVVTLPHIGSATLKTRQQMAMTAAENLVAGLQGKTPPNIVRR, encoded by the coding sequence ATGCGTGATAAAGCGAAAGGGGATGGAACCGTGAAACCAAAAGTTTATATTGCTGAACCAGTTCCAACATTTGTAGAAAACTATTTATCAGAACACTGTGATTATGAAAAATGGGATCAAAATGAGAAAGTACCTCGTGATGTTCTATTAGAGAAAATACAAGATAAAGATGGGTTATTAAATTTCGGATCTGCTATTAATGAAGAATTACTGACAGTGGCTCCTAACTTAAAAGTAGTAAGCAACATTTCTGTCGGTTACGATAATTTTGATTTACAAGCGATGAAAAAGCGAAATGTTATCGGGACGAATACACCATACGTATTAGATGATACAGTAGCTGATCTCGTTTTCGCCCTTATGTTATCAGCTGGGCGCCGCGTTTGCGAACTTGATTCTTACGTGAAAAATGGTGAATGGAACGCTGAAATCGGAAAAGAACACTTCGGACTAGATGTACACCATAGCACAATTGGTATTATTGGTATGGGCCGAATTGGAGAAGCCGTTGCAAAACGAGCAAAATTCGGATTTGATATGAATGTTCTTTACTATAACCGCCGTCGTAAAGAAGAAGCTGAACAAAAATTCGATGCTACATATTGTGATTTACAGACGCTACTGAAGCAGTCTGACTTTATTGTTCTTCTTACTCCATTAACAGATGAAACATATCACCTTATCGGAGAAAAGGAATTTTCATTAATGAAAGAAACAGCAATCTTCATTAATGCTTCTCGCGGCAAAACAGTAGATGAAGAAGCGTTAATCCATGCTTTAACAGAAAAGAAAATCTTTGCAGCAGGTATCGATACATTTACACAAGAGCCAATTCAAAAAGATAATTCACTCTTATCATTACAAAATGTTGTGACTTTACCACACATCGGATCTGCAACATTAAAAACTAGGCAGCAAATGGCTATGACCGCCGCTGAAAATTTAGTTGCAGGATTACAAGGGAAAACACCGCCTAATATTGTTCGCAGGTAA
- a CDS encoding alpha/beta fold hydrolase, with amino-acid sequence MNHEYTCPYFTFSTRGTTIHYELYEHDNKTERPTFVLVHGFLSSSFSYRRLIPLLSKAGTVIALDLPPFGKSDKSHLFKYSYHNLATIIIDLIEHLSLSNIVLVGHSMGGQISLYVNRIRPELISKTILLCSSSYLARATLPLLYSSYLPFFHLYVKNWIIRRGIVHNLMNVVHDHSLIDDEMKKGYSAPFYDDRIFPALTRMIRDREGDLSSTELQKIETPTLLIWGEKDRVVPVHVGHRLHKDLPNSKFISYENTGHLLPEEKPEHVYEEIIAFSAQ; translated from the coding sequence ATGAATCACGAATATACTTGTCCTTATTTCACTTTTTCCACTCGCGGCACTACTATTCATTACGAATTGTATGAACACGATAACAAAACAGAACGTCCTACTTTCGTACTCGTTCACGGCTTTTTATCTTCCTCATTCAGTTACCGTCGTCTCATTCCCTTACTATCGAAAGCAGGAACAGTGATTGCTCTTGATTTACCACCGTTCGGAAAAAGTGATAAGTCTCATCTCTTTAAGTATTCTTATCACAATTTAGCAACGATTATTATTGATTTAATTGAACATTTATCTCTCTCAAACATTGTATTAGTTGGGCACTCTATGGGTGGGCAAATTTCCCTCTATGTAAACCGTATACGTCCTGAACTCATTTCAAAAACGATTTTACTATGCAGCTCTAGCTATTTAGCACGCGCAACCTTACCTTTACTATACTCTTCTTATTTACCGTTCTTTCATTTATACGTAAAGAACTGGATTATTAGACGCGGCATTGTTCATAACTTAATGAATGTCGTTCATGATCACTCATTAATTGACGATGAAATGAAAAAAGGTTACTCCGCTCCTTTTTATGACGACCGTATATTTCCCGCTTTAACTCGCATGATACGAGACCGTGAAGGTGACTTATCTTCAACTGAATTACAAAAAATTGAAACACCTACACTACTCATTTGGGGTGAAAAAGACCGCGTCGTCCCTGTACATGTAGGTCATCGTCTACACAAAGATTTACCGAATTCAAAATTTATTTCTTACGAAAATACAGGACATTTACTACCTGAAGAAAAGCCTGAACATGTTTATGAAGAAATTATCGCTTTTTCCGCGCAATAA
- a CDS encoding YugE family protein, which produces MGTYEKMIEVVKNWDPFQMGPEFYETEASDVVNVISVFDDSKYIAKKIQHIYFMSFEEVPALEKCEKLAVELLVIKEGGSCSL; this is translated from the coding sequence ATGGGTACATATGAAAAGATGATAGAGGTTGTGAAGAATTGGGATCCGTTTCAAATGGGACCGGAGTTTTATGAAACAGAAGCGAGCGATGTTGTGAACGTCATAAGTGTGTTTGACGATTCAAAATACATCGCAAAGAAGATTCAACATATATACTTTATGTCTTTTGAGGAAGTACCTGCGCTTGAAAAATGTGAGAAATTAGCTGTGGAATTACTTGTAATAAAAGAAGGCGGAAGCTGTTCATTATAG
- a CDS encoding MalY/PatB family protein, protein MQLFHKTVNRRGTHSTKWDTYKNEELLHAWIADMDFEVPTQIQTALKKRIEHPIFGYTLPPENIGDIICNWTKKQYNWDIQKEWIVFSAGIVPALSTSIQAFTKENESVLVQPPIYPPFFEMVTTNNRQLCVSPLQKQNDTYVIDFEHLEKQFQQGVKLMLLCSPHNPIGRVWTKEELAQLGSLCTKYDVIVVADEIHSDIIYADHTHTPFASLSEELAERTITCMAPSKTFNIAGLQASIIIIPNEKLRHAFTAIQYRQGFHGLNIFAYTAMQSAYTECNGWLKEIRLYIEDNAQFACEYIKTHIPALSVTKPEGSFLLWIDCSRLNLSQSERTALLEEKGKIIVEPGEKYGLGGEEHIRINIGCPRSILEEILNRLRHTFS, encoded by the coding sequence ATGCAACTATTTCATAAAACAGTAAATCGGCGTGGAACACATAGCACAAAATGGGATACTTATAAAAACGAAGAACTTCTCCACGCTTGGATTGCTGATATGGATTTTGAAGTACCAACACAAATTCAAACTGCTTTAAAGAAACGTATTGAGCATCCTATTTTCGGCTATACACTTCCTCCCGAAAATATTGGAGATATTATTTGTAACTGGACAAAAAAACAATATAACTGGGACATTCAAAAAGAATGGATCGTTTTTAGTGCGGGGATCGTTCCAGCTCTTAGTACGAGCATACAGGCTTTCACAAAAGAAAACGAATCCGTTCTCGTACAACCACCTATTTATCCTCCATTTTTCGAAATGGTCACAACAAACAACAGGCAGTTATGCGTGAGTCCATTACAGAAACAAAATGATACATATGTGATAGACTTCGAGCATTTAGAAAAGCAGTTTCAGCAAGGCGTCAAACTCATGCTTCTTTGTAGCCCTCATAATCCAATCGGACGCGTTTGGACGAAAGAGGAACTTGCGCAGCTCGGATCGTTATGTACTAAATATGACGTTATCGTTGTCGCGGATGAAATTCATTCCGATATCATTTATGCAGACCATACACATACGCCGTTCGCTTCCTTATCTGAAGAATTAGCAGAGCGCACTATCACTTGTATGGCTCCAAGTAAAACATTTAATATCGCTGGATTACAAGCGTCGATTATTATCATTCCAAACGAAAAACTCCGTCACGCCTTTACAGCTATCCAATATAGACAAGGCTTCCACGGGTTAAATATCTTCGCCTACACAGCGATGCAAAGTGCCTATACAGAATGTAATGGTTGGCTAAAAGAAATTCGATTATATATAGAAGATAATGCTCAATTTGCTTGTGAATATATTAAAACTCACATACCTGCTCTTTCCGTAACGAAGCCAGAAGGTAGCTTTTTATTATGGATTGATTGTTCTCGTCTAAATCTTTCTCAAAGCGAGCGTACCGCACTACTTGAGGAAAAAGGAAAAATCATCGTTGAACCTGGTGAGAAATACGGGTTAGGTGGCGAAGAACATATTCGAATTAACATCGGCTGTCCACGATCTATTTTAGAAGAAATTTTGAACAGACTGCGTCATACGTTTTCATAA
- the sodC gene encoding superoxide dismutase [Cu-Zn]: MKKRLFFSCCLLFLMAGCDQGKPKEIEVKLHNASGDEVGTAKVVQQTSGVKITIKGEGFTPGPHGLHVHEIGECKAPRFESSGNHFNPDDKKHGLLNPKGAENGDLPNVVADGSGKIKAEIDAPHITLEEGKTTIHRKDGASIIITENPDDGMTQPTGKSGDRIACGVVVKKAADMKKK, from the coding sequence ATGAAGAAACGGCTTTTTTTCAGTTGTTGTTTATTATTTCTGATGGCAGGTTGTGACCAAGGAAAGCCGAAAGAAATTGAAGTGAAATTACATAATGCTTCAGGAGATGAAGTAGGGACTGCGAAAGTAGTGCAGCAAACAAGTGGCGTGAAAATTACGATTAAAGGAGAAGGTTTCACGCCAGGACCACACGGACTACATGTACATGAAATCGGAGAGTGTAAGGCACCTCGTTTTGAATCATCCGGGAATCATTTTAATCCTGATGATAAAAAACATGGTCTTCTTAATCCGAAGGGTGCAGAAAACGGTGATTTACCGAACGTAGTTGCAGATGGTTCTGGAAAGATTAAAGCGGAAATCGATGCACCTCACATCACACTTGAAGAAGGAAAAACGACGATTCATAGAAAAGATGGAGCGTCTATTATTATTACAGAAAACCCTGATGATGGTATGACACAACCGACAGGTAAATCAGGCGATCGAATTGCTTGTGGTGTAGTTGTAAAAAAAGCAGCGGATATGAAGAAAAAGTAA
- a CDS encoding kinase-associated lipoprotein B — protein sequence MRETFEIGEIVTGIYKTGKYIGEITNRRPGSYVVKVLAVLKHPVQGDLHNVKQADVPFFHERRALAFREQTNIPEQMVKKYEGEIPDYTESLKLALETQMNSFSEDDSPFAERSLKTLERLKKDYKL from the coding sequence ATGAGAGAAACATTTGAAATTGGTGAAATCGTTACTGGTATTTATAAAACAGGAAAATACATCGGCGAAATTACAAATCGCCGTCCTGGTAGTTATGTCGTAAAAGTATTAGCTGTTTTAAAACATCCGGTGCAAGGTGACTTACATAACGTAAAACAAGCTGACGTACCATTTTTCCATGAAAGACGTGCTTTAGCTTTTCGTGAGCAAACGAACATTCCAGAGCAAATGGTAAAGAAATATGAAGGAGAAATTCCGGATTATACCGAGTCACTAAAATTAGCATTAGAAACTCAAATGAATTCATTTTCTGAAGATGATTCACCTTTTGCAGAGCGTAGTCTAAAAACATTAGAACGGTTAAAGAAAGACTACAAACTGTAA